CATTTTCAGCATGCCCATCCTGGGCATAATCGCCGACAGGGTGGTCAGCAGGGTCGCCCATGAAGCCAAGGGACGCAAAATCATGCTGATCATCGGCCCCACAACGGGTGTCGTGGCATGTGTTTTCCTGATGATGTGTACCACCACTCCCACCTGGGTGGCATATGTGGCCGCCTTTGTGTTTGCCGTCTACTGGGCCATCGTGCCTGGGGGCGTGGTTGGGTATACGGGAGCTATCTACGGTCGCAAGACCCTGGGCAAGATCTGGGGCCTGGCCACGTTGATCGTCATGGGAATCGGCCCCTTCCTGGGTTCCTTTATCGGTGGCTGGCTAAAGGACGTTTCAGGCAGTTACCAGTATTCCATTTACTATGCACTGGGATCCTTTGTTGTGTCCATCCTGCTGGCTTTCTCCCTCCCTCTCAAAGCGGAACCAAGGGCATAGCCTGACGTTCCCCCAGGGCGCCCGCACCCCGTGTGCGGGCGCCCGACCCAGGGGTGAATCATGAAATCATTCAACATGGAATCTCACGTTGGCCGAACCGGTCAAACCGATAGCCATAAAAAGGTGCGGGGCTTGGTCTTCAGCATTCAGGCACATTCGGTACATGACGGCCCCGGCGCCCGCACCGCGGTGTTCATGAGCGGCTGTCCGCTGAAATGTGTATGGTGCTGCAATCCGGAAGGCTTGTTCAACCAACCGGTCATGCTGCACAGTGACGTAAAATGTGTCAAGTGCGGCGCCTGCATCGCCGCCTGCCCGCATGGGGCCGTATCCCTTCAGGACGGCGTGTTGACTTTTGACCGTTCCCTGTGTAACCAGTGCGGTACCCTTGAATGTGTGGAAGCCTGCCTGCATGAAGGCAATGTAATTAGTGGGGCCTGGTATACAATGGACGAGCTCATGCGTGTTTTCGAACGGGATCGCATGTTCTGGGGCTCCAAGGGCGGCGTCACCTTCAGCGGCGGCGAACCCCTGATGCAGAAATCGTTCATTTTGCCCTTGCTGAAAAAATGCAAGGAATCCTACATCCACGTGACCATTGAAACCACTTCCCATCTGCCGGCGGATTACTTCATGGATGCCATCCGCTACGTTGACTGGGTATTTACAGACATCAAGCATATGGACCCGGAGCGTCACCGTGAGCTCACCGGGGTGGACAATCGCTTGATCCTGGCCAACATCCAACGTTTGGCTGAAGCGGACTGGTGGCAGGGAATTGTGGTACCTCGGATTCCGGTGATTCCCGGCATCAATGATTCAGACGAAAAT
The sequence above is a segment of the Candidatus Aminicenantes bacterium genome. Coding sequences within it:
- a CDS encoding glycyl-radical enzyme activating protein, whose product is MKSFNMESHVGRTGQTDSHKKVRGLVFSIQAHSVHDGPGARTAVFMSGCPLKCVWCCNPEGLFNQPVMLHSDVKCVKCGACIAACPHGAVSLQDGVLTFDRSLCNQCGTLECVEACLHEGNVISGAWYTMDELMRVFERDRMFWGSKGGVTFSGGEPLMQKSFILPLLKKCKESYIHVTIETTSHLPADYFMDAIRYVDWVFTDIKHMDPERHRELTGVDNRLILANIQRLAEADWWQGIVVPRIPVIPGINDSDEN